Proteins found in one Ferrovibrio sp. MS7 genomic segment:
- the topA gene encoding type I DNA topoisomerase, whose amino-acid sequence MKVVVVESPAKAKTIEKYLGPGHRVLASFGHVRDLPAKDGSVEPDKDFVMHYEMSGRGNESMRAIATALKDADSLILATDPDREGEAISWHVLEALEAKKAVKGKAVSRVVFNEITKAAVTDAMRNPRDIDMDLVNAQQARRALDYLVGFTLSPVMWRKLPAAKSAGRVQSVALRLICERETEIEAFRAREYWTISAEFLNAAGQKVSSRLVELAGKKLDKFDLDNGDKAHAAVAKLANLAYSVADVSIKPARRNPYPPFTTSTLQQEAARKLGFSAQFTMQLAQRLYEGVDIGGETTGLITYMRTDGVSMADEAIRSARDVIAEDFGREAVPQSWRVYKSKQKNAQEAHEAIRPTDFRRRPRAVARYLDDAQLKLYELIWTRALASQMESAELERTSIDIKDGANTGTFRATGTVVLSPGFLKLYEEGTDDKSGDDEEGARLPKLNVGDKLSTQDVKPEQHFTEPPPRFSEASLVRKLEELGIGRPSTYAAILEVLRARNYVKMEAKRFVPEDAGWLAFAFLVSFFDQYFAYDFTANLEEKLDEIAEHKLDWKKVLEDFWRDFSQGSDDHTSVKDAITRIDEKMGRRGEVLDAINAMLEHHFFPAREDGRNPRLCPACNKGALGIKAGRTGAFIGCSDYPECRYTRPLSAGNGNGDEMALSGPQVLGEDENGVPVTLRQGPFGPYVQLGEAEGEGKAKTKPKRASLPKGLQGEEISLQLALKLLALPRVVGLHPETQKEILAGLGRFGPYLLHDGKYAKLKDAMEALEIGINHAVEKIAAAAARGPGRKRPEPKPLRTIGAHPADGEPVNVIDGRYGPYLKHGDTNAPIPRGEDHTTLSLEAAIAAIAARAKGGKGKKASARKAAPKKAAAPKKPAAEKKPAVEKKAAPKKAAAKKPAAKKKAAPKKDAAE is encoded by the coding sequence ATGAAAGTTGTCGTCGTCGAAAGCCCTGCCAAGGCCAAAACCATCGAGAAATACCTCGGTCCCGGCCACCGTGTGCTGGCCTCCTTTGGCCATGTCCGCGACCTGCCGGCCAAGGACGGCTCGGTGGAACCGGACAAGGATTTCGTGATGCATTACGAGATGTCCGGGCGCGGCAACGAGTCGATGCGGGCCATCGCCACGGCGCTCAAAGATGCCGACAGCCTGATCCTGGCGACCGACCCCGACCGCGAGGGCGAGGCGATTTCCTGGCATGTGCTGGAAGCGCTGGAAGCCAAAAAGGCGGTAAAGGGCAAGGCGGTCAGCCGCGTGGTGTTCAACGAGATCACCAAGGCCGCCGTAACCGATGCGATGCGCAACCCGCGCGACATCGACATGGACCTGGTTAATGCCCAGCAGGCCCGCCGGGCGCTGGATTACCTGGTCGGTTTCACGCTCTCGCCCGTCATGTGGCGCAAGCTGCCGGCGGCGAAGTCGGCTGGCCGCGTGCAGTCGGTGGCGTTGCGCCTGATCTGCGAGCGCGAGACCGAGATCGAGGCGTTCCGCGCCCGCGAATACTGGACGATTTCCGCCGAGTTCCTCAACGCTGCCGGCCAGAAGGTTTCGAGCCGCCTGGTGGAACTGGCAGGCAAGAAGCTCGACAAGTTCGACCTCGACAATGGCGACAAGGCGCATGCGGCGGTGGCGAAGCTCGCCAACCTCGCCTACTCGGTCGCCGATGTCTCGATCAAGCCGGCGCGGCGCAATCCCTACCCGCCCTTCACGACCTCGACCCTGCAGCAGGAAGCCGCGCGCAAGCTCGGCTTCTCGGCGCAGTTCACCATGCAGCTCGCCCAGCGCCTCTATGAAGGCGTCGATATCGGCGGCGAGACCACCGGCCTGATCACCTATATGCGTACCGACGGCGTCAGCATGGCTGACGAGGCCATCCGTTCGGCGCGCGACGTGATCGCCGAGGATTTCGGCCGCGAGGCGGTGCCGCAGAGCTGGCGCGTCTACAAGTCGAAGCAGAAGAACGCCCAGGAAGCGCATGAGGCGATCCGCCCCACCGACTTCCGCCGCCGCCCGCGCGCCGTGGCGCGTTATCTCGACGATGCCCAGCTCAAGCTCTACGAACTGATCTGGACCCGCGCGCTGGCCAGCCAGATGGAAAGCGCCGAACTCGAGCGCACCAGCATCGACATCAAGGATGGCGCCAATACTGGCACTTTCCGCGCCACCGGCACCGTGGTGCTCTCGCCCGGCTTCCTCAAGCTTTACGAGGAAGGTACCGACGACAAGAGCGGCGATGACGAGGAAGGCGCGCGCCTGCCGAAGCTGAATGTCGGCGACAAGCTCAGCACCCAGGACGTGAAGCCGGAGCAGCATTTCACCGAGCCGCCGCCGCGTTTCTCGGAAGCCAGCCTGGTGCGCAAGCTGGAAGAACTCGGCATCGGCCGGCCTTCCACCTATGCCGCGATCCTGGAAGTGCTGCGCGCCCGCAATTACGTGAAGATGGAAGCCAAGCGGTTCGTGCCGGAAGATGCCGGCTGGCTCGCCTTCGCCTTCCTGGTCTCCTTCTTCGACCAGTATTTCGCCTATGACTTCACCGCCAATCTGGAAGAGAAGCTCGACGAGATCGCCGAGCACAAGCTCGACTGGAAGAAGGTGCTGGAGGATTTCTGGCGCGATTTCAGCCAGGGCAGCGACGACCATACCTCGGTGAAAGACGCCATCACCCGCATCGACGAAAAGATGGGCCGGCGCGGCGAAGTGCTAGATGCCATCAATGCGATGCTGGAGCATCATTTCTTCCCCGCGCGCGAAGATGGCCGCAACCCGCGCCTCTGCCCGGCCTGCAACAAGGGCGCGCTGGGTATTAAGGCCGGCCGCACCGGCGCCTTCATCGGCTGCTCGGATTACCCGGAATGCCGCTACACCCGGCCGCTTTCCGCCGGCAACGGCAATGGCGACGAGATGGCGCTCTCCGGCCCGCAGGTGCTGGGCGAGGACGAGAATGGCGTGCCGGTTACGCTGCGCCAGGGTCCGTTCGGCCCCTATGTGCAGCTCGGCGAGGCCGAAGGCGAAGGCAAGGCCAAGACCAAGCCGAAGCGCGCGTCGCTGCCCAAGGGCTTGCAGGGCGAGGAAATCTCGCTGCAACTGGCGCTGAAGCTGCTGGCGCTGCCGCGCGTCGTCGGCCTGCACCCGGAAACGCAGAAGGAGATTCTCGCCGGCCTCGGCCGCTTCGGCCCCTACCTGCTGCATGACGGCAAGTATGCCAAGCTGAAAGACGCCATGGAGGCGCTGGAAATCGGCATCAATCATGCGGTTGAGAAGATCGCCGCTGCTGCCGCGCGCGGTCCGGGCCGCAAGCGACCGGAGCCGAAGCCTTTGCGTACCATCGGCGCGCATCCGGCAGATGGCGAGCCGGTGAACGTGATTGATGGCCGCTATGGGCCATACCTGAAGCACGGCGACACCAACGCGCCGATCCCGCGCGGCGAGGATCACACCACGCTGTCGCTGGAAGCCGCCATCGCGGCCATCGCGGCCCGTGCCAAGGGCGGCAAGGGCAAGAAGGCTTCGGCCCGCAAGGCGGCGCCGAAGAAAGCTGCCGCGCCGAAGAAGCCGGCAGCCGAGAAAAAGCCTGCGGTTGAGAAGAAAGCCGCGCCCAAGAAGGCTGCCGCCAAGAAACCGGCCGCGAAGAAGAAAGCCGCGCCGAAGAAAGACGCTGCGGAATAG
- the rnr gene encoding ribonuclease R, producing MAKKPRGPLPSKQEILKFIAANPGMVGKREIAKAFNVAPAERVALKGLLREMKREGELQPASAGTQRLLPTGTLPEVCLADIVRQTRDGDLVARPVEWTGEGDPPQIDLSNSGGRSRELGAVGIGDRVLVRIRQAGSHRYQGRIIRVLEQREQPVLGLYSITEEGEGRLQPTDRKLRHEFLIAPEDAGKAKPGELVVAQPLAGRRFGLRSARVTEVIGHAEDPRALSLIAIHTHGIPTAFSGDAMREAEAAKPVTPKDREDLRPVPLITIDPEDARDHDDAVFAEPDTDPNNPGGWHAIVAIADVAHYVRPHSGLDREARARGNSTYFPDRVVPMLPEALSADLCSLIENKDRASLAVHLWFDADGNKRRHKFVRAIIRVAAGLHYAQVQQAIDGAPDEGSAPWLESVLKPLYACHAALNRARQARQPLSITSDERRVVLAPNGAIAAIRPRQSLLAHQVIEDFMIAANVAAAEELEKHRTPCMYRVHEPPSPDKVDSLRRFLETLDLRLAKGQVLRPHHFNRILEAVQQSEHMRLVNTVVLRTQMQAYYSANNQGHFGLNLARYAHFTSPIRRYSDVLVHRGLVSALRLGPDGLTDEDRASFDNIAEHISFTERRSMLAERDSLDRFVAAFMAEHEGADFAAHITSVNRFGLFVELDETGADGFVPMSALGDDYYMHDEARHALVGRRTKKRFRLGDAVMVRLVEATPVTGGLRFELLNAYGQTTGSNRPRKQPSGKQPSGKQPGVKLPKPKKPKPGRPAGIRTGKKQKNR from the coding sequence GTGGCGAAGAAACCGCGCGGACCGCTGCCCTCGAAACAGGAAATCCTGAAGTTCATCGCCGCGAATCCCGGCATGGTCGGGAAGCGTGAAATCGCCAAGGCGTTCAATGTCGCGCCGGCCGAGCGTGTGGCGCTGAAGGGCCTGCTGCGCGAGATGAAGCGCGAGGGCGAATTGCAGCCCGCCTCCGCCGGCACCCAGCGCCTGCTGCCCACTGGCACGCTGCCGGAAGTCTGCCTCGCCGATATCGTGCGCCAGACCCGCGATGGCGACCTGGTGGCCCGCCCGGTGGAATGGACCGGCGAAGGCGACCCGCCGCAGATCGACCTTTCCAACAGCGGCGGCCGCTCGCGCGAGCTGGGCGCCGTCGGCATCGGCGACCGCGTGCTGGTGCGTATCCGCCAGGCCGGCTCGCACCGCTACCAGGGCCGCATCATCCGCGTGCTGGAACAGCGCGAGCAGCCGGTGCTGGGCCTCTACAGCATCACCGAGGAAGGCGAAGGCCGGCTGCAGCCGACCGACCGCAAGCTGCGCCATGAATTCCTCATTGCGCCGGAAGATGCCGGCAAGGCCAAGCCCGGCGAACTGGTGGTGGCGCAGCCGCTGGCCGGCCGCCGCTTCGGCCTGCGCTCGGCCCGCGTCACCGAAGTGATCGGCCATGCCGAGGACCCGCGCGCACTCAGCCTGATCGCCATTCACACCCACGGCATCCCCACGGCCTTCTCTGGCGATGCGATGCGCGAGGCGGAAGCCGCCAAGCCGGTGACGCCGAAGGACCGCGAGGATCTGCGGCCCGTGCCGCTGATCACCATCGACCCGGAAGATGCCCGCGACCATGACGATGCGGTCTTCGCCGAACCCGACACCGACCCGAACAACCCCGGCGGCTGGCATGCCATCGTCGCCATCGCCGATGTGGCGCATTATGTGCGGCCCCATAGCGGGCTGGACCGCGAGGCACGGGCGCGCGGCAATTCCACCTATTTCCCCGACCGCGTGGTGCCGATGCTGCCCGAGGCGCTGTCGGCCGATCTCTGCTCGCTGATCGAGAACAAGGACCGCGCTTCGCTGGCGGTGCACCTGTGGTTCGATGCTGATGGCAACAAGCGCCGGCACAAATTTGTCCGCGCCATCATCCGTGTCGCCGCCGGGCTGCATTACGCCCAGGTGCAGCAGGCCATCGACGGCGCGCCCGATGAGGGCTCAGCGCCCTGGCTCGAAAGCGTGCTGAAGCCGCTCTATGCCTGCCATGCGGCGTTGAACCGCGCGCGGCAGGCGCGCCAGCCCTTGAGCATCACCTCCGACGAGCGCCGCGTGGTGCTGGCACCGAACGGCGCCATTGCCGCGATCCGGCCACGCCAGAGTTTGCTGGCGCATCAGGTGATCGAAGATTTCATGATCGCGGCCAATGTTGCCGCCGCCGAGGAACTGGAGAAGCATCGCACGCCCTGCATGTACCGCGTGCATGAACCGCCCTCGCCCGACAAGGTCGATTCACTCCGCCGCTTCCTGGAAACCCTGGACCTGCGGCTGGCCAAGGGCCAGGTGCTACGGCCGCATCACTTCAACCGCATCCTGGAAGCCGTGCAGCAGAGCGAGCATATGCGGCTGGTCAACACCGTGGTGTTGCGCACCCAGATGCAGGCTTACTATTCGGCCAACAACCAGGGCCATTTCGGCCTCAACCTGGCGCGCTATGCGCATTTCACCTCGCCGATCCGGCGCTATTCCGACGTGCTGGTGCATCGTGGCCTGGTCAGTGCCCTGCGGCTCGGCCCGGATGGCCTGACCGACGAGGACCGCGCCAGCTTCGACAATATCGCCGAGCATATCTCCTTCACCGAGCGCCGCTCGATGCTGGCGGAACGCGACAGCCTCGACCGCTTCGTTGCCGCCTTCATGGCCGAGCATGAGGGTGCGGATTTCGCCGCCCATATCACCAGCGTCAACCGCTTTGGCCTGTTCGTCGAACTGGATGAGACCGGCGCCGATGGCTTCGTGCCGATGTCGGCTTTGGGCGACGACTATTACATGCATGACGAGGCACGGCATGCATTGGTCGGGCGCCGCACCAAGAAGCGGTTCCGCTTGGGCGACGCCGTGATGGTGCGGCTGGTCGAGGCAACGCCGGTGACCGGCGGCCTGCGCTTCGAACTGCTCAATGCCTATGGCCAGACCACAGGTAGCAACCGCCCGCGCAAGCAGCCATCAGGCAAGCAGCCATCAGGCAAGCAGCCAGGCGTGAAATTACCCAAGCCGAAAAAGCCGAAGCCCGGCCGCCCCGCCGGCATCCGCACCGGCAAGAAGCAGAAGAACCGCTGA
- a CDS encoding helix-turn-helix transcriptional regulator, with amino-acid sequence MDVMQLSSLIEALYEAALNPAQWNGMAHRIAATFDAPSCALQIRDEAAPQTSLLCFTDNYDEKMLSDYAEHFYADDPYVERAMKIGIGVQVASSGMMTKSSLYNSKFYADFGKRGDIFHLTGAMLRISETALGGIGIHRPYGSPDFQAADNHAVSLLLPHLTRALQVNSRLSTLERDRAIGFGGLEALSVGVIVVALTGRLLFANRCAEQLLRLGQGITASHGYLRTQMPANQPALQKAIHDAALMPQGGSRTAGGLVLAPRGPGPESENKQPLSLLVCPAPGNAMGSDLRKAAAVIFVNNPDDERSPSEAALMLQFRFTSAETKLAAALLEGEQLEEYAQRAGLSLHTVKSQLRQVFAKAGVSRQAEFIRKALSNPILRLCREPQMD; translated from the coding sequence ATGGATGTGATGCAGCTCTCATCGCTGATCGAGGCGCTTTACGAAGCCGCCCTCAATCCTGCGCAGTGGAATGGCATGGCACACCGCATCGCCGCCACCTTCGATGCGCCGAGCTGCGCGCTGCAGATACGGGATGAAGCCGCACCACAGACATCCCTGCTCTGCTTCACAGATAATTACGATGAAAAAATGCTGAGCGACTATGCCGAGCATTTTTATGCTGATGATCCCTATGTTGAACGAGCGATGAAAATTGGTATCGGCGTGCAGGTTGCCAGCAGCGGCATGATGACCAAGAGCAGCCTGTATAATTCTAAGTTTTATGCAGACTTCGGCAAGCGGGGCGATATCTTTCATCTTACTGGTGCCATGTTGCGCATCAGCGAAACCGCGCTCGGTGGCATTGGCATCCATCGCCCGTATGGCAGCCCGGATTTCCAGGCAGCGGATAATCATGCTGTCAGCCTGCTGTTGCCGCATCTGACCCGCGCGCTGCAAGTAAACAGCCGCCTAAGCACACTTGAACGCGATCGTGCCATCGGCTTCGGAGGACTGGAGGCCTTGAGTGTCGGCGTGATAGTGGTGGCCCTCACCGGACGGCTGCTCTTCGCCAATCGCTGCGCCGAGCAATTGCTGCGTCTTGGGCAAGGCATCACCGCAAGCCATGGCTACCTGCGCACCCAGATGCCTGCCAACCAGCCAGCATTGCAGAAGGCAATCCACGATGCCGCGCTGATGCCCCAGGGCGGCTCCCGCACGGCTGGCGGCCTGGTGCTAGCGCCGCGCGGTCCCGGTCCCGAAAGCGAGAACAAGCAGCCGCTCTCGCTGCTGGTCTGCCCGGCGCCCGGCAATGCCATGGGCAGCGACCTGCGCAAAGCCGCTGCCGTGATCTTCGTCAACAACCCCGACGATGAACGCAGCCCCAGCGAGGCAGCACTGATGTTGCAGTTCCGCTTCACGTCGGCGGAAACCAAACTCGCAGCCGCCCTGCTGGAGGGCGAACAGCTTGAAGAATATGCCCAGCGCGCCGGCCTCAGCCTGCACACGGTGAAATCACAGCTCCGCCAGGTATTCGCCAAAGCCGGCGTCTCGCGCCAGGCGGAATTCATCCGCAAGGCACTGTCCAATCCCATCCTCAGGCTCTGCCGGGAGCCGCAAATGGATTGA
- a CDS encoding PAS domain-containing protein produces MADPAPVLTLPLLRSLYAYWDGKRQGRPLPDRADIDPIEMRPWLGNLMLVERSGEDDYIYRLYGSAFVDQFKVDMTGQSISALPQQQALLLRTEYAAAVRAGIPLSRQYTATFDYTSRDKRSAWQVERTWERLVLPLTGGAESVRMLLVGAYPLETVEEPAK; encoded by the coding sequence ATGGCCGACCCGGCACCCGTCCTGACCCTGCCGCTCTTGCGCTCGCTTTACGCCTATTGGGACGGCAAGCGGCAGGGCCGGCCTCTGCCCGACCGCGCCGATATCGACCCGATCGAGATGCGGCCCTGGCTGGGGAACCTGATGCTGGTCGAGCGCAGCGGCGAGGATGACTATATATACAGGCTGTACGGCTCGGCTTTTGTTGACCAGTTCAAGGTCGACATGACCGGCCAGTCGATCTCCGCCCTGCCGCAGCAGCAGGCGCTGCTGCTGCGCACCGAATACGCCGCTGCCGTGCGTGCCGGCATCCCGCTCTCGCGCCAATATACCGCCACCTTCGACTATACCTCGCGCGACAAACGCTCGGCTTGGCAGGTGGAACGCACCTGGGAACGCCTGGTGCTGCCGCTCACGGGCGGGGCTGAGTCGGTGCGGATGCTCCTGGTTGGCGCCTATCCCCTTGAAACGGTTGAAGAACCAGCCAAGTAA